The Primulina huaijiensis isolate GDHJ02 chromosome 17, ASM1229523v2, whole genome shotgun sequence genome window below encodes:
- the LOC140963214 gene encoding uncharacterized protein gives MASTIAAPTSQIPPHLIGKNYEVFLNNSIQALLASLQLPNPPNSSGFISDFQELVQSKVDPPLEAIWVLTALSFNDNVTPKNDSLNRILAIKDLFQLIVSYSASCNLVKSIVLVAPVLCKLHYCVLDVKVRRSDSKKERKADREIKSLVDSILAYLNVCSEGLDVKFDDLESLNYPLEDLVNLWISDFGVQKQNVDSLRAFFPLLSPDIVKRARVEGCGVMDLAGFVVAEAVLLKLCLKIREEGFEEKMQNELKYWLVGSITGFQSSHLYGTLMSMLQEPVLSIPSIVNSEYEDGLRKVLFGSLILVEYSFLSPESLGRLPTKHAKRIAFTKLMVTHEAIEFFGARDHTKAIPYLNAFAISSLSSQIIKWAEREIGNESSVSGPSGSSPRSLLRWMLNIENRGIKIFDDEYLKSRGKLILENSEEESKQPARWEDGARQDSDAFFFIDNKGGEEHGKEEDGKISESMNSAFMAAAHSIQLSEQGRRKRKTKNGERRKSVKFSRFNRLDNSASLSGKRSNVPRNEDSNSGSEIEDPNSNEDMEGKD, from the exons GTATTTCTCAATAACTCGATTCAAGCACTCTTAGCCTCCCTTCAGCTCCCGAATCCCCCAAATTCGTCAGGTTTCATCTCCGATTTTCAAGAATTAGTGCAATCTAAAGTTGACCCTCCACTAGAAGCCATCTGGGTTCTTACAGCATTGAGCTTTAATGATAACGTTACGCCAAAAAATGATTCTTTGAATCGAATTTTAGCCATAAAGGATTTGTTTCAGCTTATAGTTTCTTACTCTGCTTCTTGCAACCTAGTAAAGAGTATAGTTTTGGTTGCACCTGTTCTATGCAAGTTGCATTATTGTGTACTCGATGTGAAGGTCAGACGTTCGGATTCCAAGAAAGAGAGAAAAGCTGATAGAGAGATCAAAAGTCTGGTGGATTCAATCCTTGCATACCTAAATGTTTGCAGTGAAGGGTTGGATGTCAAATTTGATGATTTGGAAAGTTTGAATTACCCACTAGAAGATTTAGTTAATTTATGGATTTCAGATTTTGGGGTGCAGAAGCAAAATGTTGATTCTTTGAGAGCATTTTTTCCACTCCTGAGCCCTGACATTGTTAAAAGAGCTAGAGTTGAAGGGTGCGGCGTGATGGACCTTGCAGGGTTCGTAGTTGCTGAGGCTGTTTTGTTAAAGTTGTGCTTGAAAATACGAGAGGAGGGTTTTGAAGAGAAGATGCAGAATGAGCTCAAATATTGGCTCGTTGGTTCAATAACTGGatttcaaagctcacacttatatG GAACCTTGATGAGCATGCTGCAGGAGCCAGTGTTGTCTATACCCTCAATTGTG AATTCAGAATATGAAGATGGTCTGCGGAAAGTATTGTTTGGGTCTTTAATATTGGTTGAATATTCTTTCCTTAGTCCCGAAAGCTTGGGTCGATTACCGACCAAGCATGCAAAACGTATCGCCTTCACAAAATTGATGGTCACTCATGAAGCCATTGAATTTTTTGG GGCAAGAGACCATACCAAAGCTATTCCGTACTTGAATGCTTTTGCTATTTCTAGTTTGTCTTCGCAAATAATTAAATGGGCAGAGAGAGAGATAGGGAATGAATCCAGCGTCAGTGGACCTAGTGGATCATCACCAAGATCGTTACTAA GATGGATGCTAAACATAGAGAATAGAGGAATTAAGATCTTTGACGATGAATATTTAAAATCCCGTGGAAAGTTAATATTGGAAAATTCGGAAGAAGAGTCTAAGCAACCTGCAAGATGGGAAGATGGGGCCAGGCAAGATTCTGATGCCTTCTTTTTCATTGATAACAAGGGTGGGGAAGAACATGGAAAAGAAGAAGATGGAAAGATTAGTGAAAGCATGAATAGTGCATTTATGGCTGCTGCCCACTCAATTCAATTGTCAGAACAAGGAAGAAGAAAGcgaaaaacaaaaaatggcGAAAGGAGAAAGTCGGTTAAGTTTTCCAGGTTTAACCGTTTGGACAATTCGGCTTCTCTATCAGGTAAAAGGTCCAATGTTCCAAGAAATGAAGATTCAAACAGTGGCAGCGAGATAGAGGATCCTAATTCGAATGAGGATATGGAAGGAAAAGATTGA